A genome region from Eremothecium gossypii ATCC 10895 chromosome VII, complete sequence includes the following:
- the DDP1 gene encoding polyphosphatase DDP1 (Syntenic homolog of Saccharomyces cerevisiae YOR163W (DDP1)) yields the protein MSQFVRTVHSRVGREKQRYSALTGARLVAGCVALNEDKTKVIMIQSLAQGSNGNKWVLPKGGVELDEPDFRDSARRETWEEAGVVGEIVRYLGVIEDMRPPKNWSAGGAVHPPRSEFHFYEMRVQELADEYPEKHKRQRHWFTYSEAKTQLQLAKRPELLEALDRSAIVKYL from the coding sequence ATGTCGCAATTCGTTCGCACAGTCCACTCTAGGGTCGGACGGGAAAAACAGCGCTACTCTGCGTTGACTGGGGCGAGACTGGTAGCCGGCTGCGTGGCCCTCAATGAGGACAAGACCAAGGTGATCATGATACAGTCGCTGGCGCAGGGCAGCAATGGCAACAAGTGGGTGCTGCCGAAGGGCGGGGtggagctggacgagcCTGACTTCCGGGACAGTGCCAGGCGAGAAACTTGGGAGGAGGCCGGGGTGGTTGGGGAGATCGTGCGGTACTTAGGGGTGATCGAGGACATGCGGCCGCCCAAGAATTggagcgcgggcggcgctGTGCACCCGCCGCGCTCCGAGTTTCACTTCTACGAGATGCGGGtgcaggagctggcggACGAATACCCCGAAAAGCAcaagcgccagcgccaCTGGTTCACGTACTCGGAGGCCAAgacgcagctgcagctggccAAGCGGCCGGAActgctggaggcgctggatAGGTCTGCCATTGTGAAGTATCTATAG
- the GET4 gene encoding protein GET4 (Syntenic homolog of Saccharomyces cerevisiae YOR164C (GET4)): MVADEKLAPVMDRFTEKVKEGEYYEAHQTLRTVANRYVRGKKWPQAIDLITHGIHTLMGVGQSSSVVDLTRYLLEVYEQGNVECTEENVGRLVKILVGLELEDPDLRDVCTGMNNWSVRHGRYTYGDPYLHSVIGKRLLEAGYLVEAERYFVLGNRDSLEEYVNWLWDWYQQLQQPAVVGEFLGRLVFGYLGVGNLKNAYDASGRFLARYIEHEAPKHERVEKGYAELYLFEEHPDLNFLQLLLIACQAGKPEFLTSLKSQYPQQAQKHEQSLVQLGKEFFNVAPKRQVPLLQDLMADFFDGA, translated from the coding sequence ATGGTTGCAGACGAGAAACTAGCCCCTGTGATGGATCGGTTCACCGAGAAGGTGAAGGAGGGAGAATACTACGAAGCACACCAGACCCTACGGACTGTGGCAAATAGGTACGTACGGGGCAAGAAGTGGCCGCAGGCTATTGACCTCATAACGCATGGAATACACACATTAATGGGCGTGGGACAGTCCTCTTCGGTGGTGGACCTGACCAGATACTTGCTGGAAGTCTACGAACAGGGCAATGTGGAGTGCACGGAAGAGAACGTCGGGAGGCTGGTGAAGATCCTCGTCGGGCTTGAGCTGGAGGACCCGGACCTGCGGGACGTGTGCACCGGGATGAACAATTGGTCGGTGCGGCACGGACGCTACACATACGGAGACCCATACCTGCACTCGGTCATCGGGAAGCGGCTACTCGAGGCGGGGTACCTGGTGGAGGCAGAGCGGTACTTCGTGCTGGGAAACAGAGACTCACTTGAAGAGTACGTTAACTGGCTGTGGGACTGGTACCAGCAACTGCAGCAGCCTGCGGTGGTGGGCGAGTTTCTCGGGCGCCTGGTGTTCGGGTACCTCGGCGTAGGGAACCTCAAGAACGCCTACGATGCATCCGGGCGCTTCCTCGCGCGCTACATCGAGCACGAGGCGCCCAAGCACGAGCGCGTGGAGAAGGGGTACGCCGAGCTGTATCTATTTGAGGAGCACCCGGACCTGAActtcctgcagctgctgctgatcGCGTGCCAGGCCGGCAAGCCAGAGTTCCTCACATCGCTCAAGTCGCAGTACccgcagcaggcgcagaaACACGAGCAGTCCCTGGTACAGCTGGGGAAGGAGTTCTTCAACGTCGCGCCAAAACGCCAAGTGCCCCTGCTACAGGATTTGATGGCAGACTTTTTCGACGGCGCTTAA
- the SEY1 gene encoding dynamin-like GTPase SEY1 (Syntenic homolog of Saccharomyces cerevisiae YOR165W (SEY1)) — MSEDGASKCQDSIQLIDEQKQFNEKTLEYFKRCIGERDVGLDYHVISVFGSQSSGKSTLLNALFNTKFDTMNAQVKRQQTTKGIWIAHTREVQTTANTGKGVDFFVLDVEGSDGAERGEDKDFERKAALFALATSEVLIVNMWEQQVGLYQGNNMGLLKTVFEVNLSLFGHKKDKQKILLLFVVRDFTGFTPLSSLQETLTNELQAMWSELNKPAGAEGSSLDDFFDFAFTGLSHKLFKPEEFASDVAKLGDKFTDLKREDYYLSGKYHQGLPLDGWSFYADSCWEQIENNKDLDLPTQQTLVANFKTEEIANNAFEHFSTAFSKLSSSLPGPELAASMKELKDQCTKEYDNYGSRYMKAVYLEKRGELLDKIKTKFSDAIAVHMSKLFNSLVSTFQSTVAQNAACQPLSERLKVGKERVMQVFEQETSDFVALELIPSVDADASALLEKIDELAERERGKEMKAIILRAKKYQFTHTRDDIVHLLSHPQDNVWQLVMDHFDDVFRRSVLKYKLPNLGDVTDESTAYDFQLDLIEEDNYALYLKIRSNAWTILYDIIHQYLKEDNVVSILRERFESKFRYDQNDVPRLWKNEEEVDAGFKVAREHALNMLNTLSIASCDGVEIVPDVPLASDEDEAQDEQGLYNEKRFGHILTAIQKEKIIQHFKRFANVAVVEAKRSTIKSHTHIPMWIYAIIAVLGWNEFMLVLRNPLFIALMLLIVGAAYTVHRLNLWTPLATFASAAVNETTHAVKAKLRTILLDDEHPKNASSKPVESFEMQDLSVNETKENANES, encoded by the coding sequence ATGTCAGAGGACGGAGCTTCCAAGTGCCAGGATTCGATCCAACTGATCGACGAGCAGAAACAATTCAATGAAAAGACACTGGAGTACTTCAAGCGGTGTATTGGAGAGCGCGATGTGGGGCTGGACTACCATGTGATCTCAGTGTTTGGGTCGCAATCGAGCGGGAAGTCGACGCTGCTGAATGCGCTGTTCAACACGAAGTTTGACACGATGAATGCGCAGGTGAAGCGGCAGCAGACCACCAAGGGCATCTGGATTGCGCACACGCGCGAGGTGCAGACGACTGCGAACACCGGAAAGGGCGTGGACTTCTTTGTGCTGGACGTCGAGGGCTCGGACGGCGCGGAGCGGGGCGAGGACAAGGACTTCGAGCGCAAGGCCGCGTTGTTTGCCCTGGCGACCTCCGAGGTTCTGATTGTAAATATGTGGGAACAACAGGTGGGTCTGTACCAGGGGAACAACATGGGGCTGTTAAAGACCGTGTTTGAGGTAAACCTGTCGCTTTTTGGGCACAAGAAGGACAAGCAGAAGATCCTACTACTATTTGTTGTTCGGGACTTCACGGGCTTCACGCCGCTGTCGAGCTTGCAAGAGACCCTGACAAACGAGCTGCAGGCTATGTGGAGCGAGCTCAACAAGCCTGCGGGCGCGGAGGGCAGCTCATTGGACGACTTCTTTGATTTTGCGTTCACGGGCCTCAGCCATAAGTTGTTCAAGCCGGAGGAGTTTGCCAGCGACGTGGCGAAGCTGGGCGACAAGTTTACCGATTTGAAACGCGAGGACTACTACTTGAGTGGCAAGTACCATCAGGGCTTGCCGCTGGACGGGTGGTCTTTCTATGCTGACAGTTGCTGGGAACAGATAGAAAACAACAAGGATCTGGACCTTCCTACACAACAGACACTTGTAGCCAACTTCAAGACAGAGGAGATTGCCAACAACGCATTTGAGCATTTTTCTACGGCGTTTTCGAAGTTGAGCTCTAGCTTGCCTGGCCCCGAACTTGCGGCATCGATGAAGGAGCTGAAAGACCAATGCACCAAGGAATATGACAATTATGGCTCGAGGTACATGAAGGCAGTTTATCTGGAGAAGAGAGGTGAATTGCTCGACAAGATCAAAACCAagttcagcgatgctatTGCTGTCCATATGTCGAAGTTGTTTAACTCGCTCGTCTCGACTTTCCAGAGCACTGTAGCGCAAAATGCAGCCTGCCAGCCATTGAGCGAGCGGTTGAAAGTCGGCAAAGAGAGGGTGATGCAGGTATTCGAGCAGGAAACCTCAGACTTCGTTGCATTGGAACTGATCCCTTCGGTAGATGCTGATGCGTCTGCATTGCTTGAGAAGATAGATGAACTAGCGGAAAGAGAGCGTGGTAAGGAGATGAAAGCTATTATATTGAGGGCGAAAAAGTACCAATTCACACATACTAGAGACGATATTGTCCACTTACTCTCCCATCCACAGGATAACGTCTGGCAACTTGTTATGGACCACTTTGATGATGTTTTCCGCCGTTCAGTTCTAAAGTATAAACTACCCAATTTAGGGGATGTCACCGATGAAAGTACCGCTTACGACTTCCAGCTCGACCTCATCGAGGAGGACAATTATGCTTTATACCTGAAGATCCGGTCAAATGCATGGACTATTCTGTATGATATTATCCACCAGTATTTGAAGGAAGACAATGTGGTTTCTATACTGAGAGAACGCTTTGAAAGTAAGTTTCGTTACGATCAAAACGATGTCCCTCGCCTATGGAAAAACGAGGAGGAAGTTGATGCAGGGTTTAAAGTAGCAAGGGAACATGCCTTGAACATGCTCAATACCTTGAGTATCGCATCCTGCGATGGCGTCGAGATTGTGCCAGACGTTCCATTAGCGTCTGATGAGGATGAAGCACAGGATGAGCAAGGCCTATACAACGAAAAACGATTCGGCCACATCTTGACTGCGATCCAGAAGGAGAAAATCATCCAGCACTTCAAACGGTTTGCCAATGTTGCAGTGGTTGAAGCGAAGCGTTCAACCATCAAGTCCCATACCCATATTCCAATGTGGATCTATGCTATAATTGCTGTTTTAGGATGGAATGAATTTATGCTTGTTCTTAGAAACCCGCTGTTCATTGCTCTCATGCTACTCATTGTAGGCGCTG
- a CDS encoding AGR268Wp (Syntenic homolog of Saccharomyces cerevisiae YLR270W (DCS1) and YOR173W (DCS2)): protein MKLDELLGHFKYERILNSNPQNKVISILGTIDGKDAILTLEKTHFTFQAQTLQAMEAGDRDALQENGALTCTQNIKGLKEVCKNDVYFWGVSELEQDVEEHPAAKVNLVWPATPVHIRKFEEQQVYMCRETPEMYEKIVKPYIDEMTQNGRLQWVHNILYNGAEAERIVYKDFVETKPEDGIVLLPDMKWDGVNLDSLYLVAIAYRNDVRSLRDLRPEHKEWLESIGKKIRAVVPGCYNYSIRAEQLRLYVHYQPSYYHFHIHIVNVRHPGVGADAGKSVLLDDVIDQLNFLGPEGFANRTLTYPIGENHDLWSRGLRKAVSEQMVADGIPRPRTAMSVEEEPSIP from the coding sequence ATGAAACTGGACGAACTACTAGGACACTTCAAGTACGAGCGGATCCTGAATTCGAATCCTCAAAATAAGGTTATCTCGATCTTGGGGACGATCGACGGCAAGGATGCGATCCTGACGCTGGAGAAGACGCACTTCACGTTCCAGGCGCAGACGCTGCAGGCGATGGAGGCCGGGGACAGGGACGCGCTGCAGGAAAATGGCGCGCTGACGTGCACACAGAACATCAAGGGACTGAAGGAGGTGTGCAAGAACGACGTGTACTTCTGGGGTGTGTCTGAACTCGAGCAGGACGTGGAGGAGCATCCCGCGGCGAAGGTGAACCTGGTGTGGCCGGCGACGCCGGTGCACATCCGCAAGTTCgaggagcagcaggtgtACATGTGCCGCGAGACGCCGGAGATGTACGAGAAAATCGTCAAGCCGTACATCGACGAGATGACGCAGAACGGGCGGCTGCAGTGGGTTCACAACATCCTGTACAACGGCGCGGAGGCGGAGCGCATAGTGTACAAGGATTTCGTGGAGACGAAGCCCGAGGATGGGATTGTGCTTCTACCGGACATGAAGTGGGATGGTGTGAACCTGGACTCGCTGTATCTAGTTGCCATCGCGTATCGCAACGACGTGCGGTCGCTGCGGGACCTGCGTCCAGAGCATAAGGAGTGGCTCGAGTCCATAGGTAAGAAGATCAGGGCGGTGGTGCCCGGGTGCTACAACTACTCTATCCGTGCCGAGCAGCTGCGTCTGTACGTGCACTACCAGCCCTCATACTACCACTTCCACATCCACATTGTTAACGTCAGACACCCTGGTGTGGGCGCGGACGCAGGCAAGTCGGTGTTGCTCGACGATGTAATTGACCAACTGAACTTCCTGGGGCCAGAGGGATTCGCCAACCGTACCCTGACCTATCCAATTGGAGAAAACCACGACCTTTGGAGCCGCGGTCTAAGAAAGGCTGTTTCTGAGCAGATGGTTGCGGATGGCATCCCTAGACCCCGCACCGCCATGTCCGTCGAGGAGGAGCCTAGCATCCCATGA
- the CMG1 gene encoding Cmg1p (Syntenic homolog of Saccharomyces cerevisiae YLR271W) — protein sequence MSTTSAKRSIDFDTDSETEVDAVHIDKRRKRRLQHVQLPTNLTDPSSEGGPGDTYANDDEYLTMELPPDGSISPQPAEGGHKDEPKHGAPVDLSASMPKGFQMMAKMGYKTGGVLGTGDGLSRALRQPLSAVGQRTRTGIKQRPPRADGEGHPEASVAEYREWLHDEESRKRNAAVLARMQKIAFELTGDIDLVTSTSDARDFNVLWRRHVMRLLDRYHSQPSTASSSSRGTPSQVAASDSLAANASPGLTASSTDDAGIHGDAGIPGDSEIELFEDLSLEEQIAQLHNFLRAELRYCFYCGTKYANDEDLYEHCPGFTEDDHH from the coding sequence ATGAGTACCACCAGTGCGAAGAGAAGTATCGACTTTGATACCGATAGCGAGACGGAAGTAGATGCCGTGCATATCGACAAACGGCGTAAGAGACGTTTACAGCATGTCCAGCTGCCGACAAACTTAACCGACCCTAGCTCCGAGGGGGGGCCAGGCGACACGTATGCAAACGATGACGAATACCTGACCATGGAGCTGCCCCCAGACGGATCCATCTCGCCGCAGCCCGCTGAGGGCGGGCACAAGGATGAGCCCAAACACGGGGCGCCAGTAGATTTGAGCGCTTCGATGCCTAAAGGTTTCCAAATGATGGCGAAGATGGGCTACAAGACCGGAGGCGTCCTGGGGACAGGCGATGGCCTCTCCAGGGCGCTGCGGCAACCACTGAGCGCAGTGGGCCAGAGAACAAGGACTGGTATCAAACAGCGGCCGCCGCGAGCGGACGGCGAAGGTCATCCAGAGGCCTCCGTCGCCGAGTACCGGGAGTGGCTCCATGACGAGGAGAGCAGGAAGCGGAACGCCGCGGTTTTGGCGCGTATGCAGAAGATTGCGTTTGAACTGACGGGCGACATTGACCTCGTGACATCCACGAGCGATGCTCGCGACTTCAACGTGCTCTGGAGGCGACATGTGATGCGACTGCTCGATCGCTATCACTCACAACCGAGTACTGCGAGCAGTAGCAGTCGCGGGACGCCCAGCCAGGTTGCCGCTAGCGATAGCTTAGCTGCCAATGCGAGTCCCGGCCTTACAGCATCCTCCACCGACGATGCAGGCATCCATGGCGATGCGGGCATCCCCGGTGACAGCGAGATTGAGCTCTTCGAGGACCTAAGCCTCGAAGAGCAGATTGCTCAGCTTCACAACTTTCTCAGAGCAGAACTGCGTTACTGCTTCTACTGTGGGACGAAGTATGCCAACGATGAGGACTTGTATGAGCATTGCCCGGGATTCACAGAAGATGATCATCATTAG
- the SEC22 gene encoding SNAP receptor SEC22 (Syntenic homolog of Saccharomyces cerevisiae YLR268W (SEC22)): protein MIKSTLIFRDDGLPLCSSVDDDTDPSLADQKKKVKVLISRFTPQSANEATLESGAYEMHYVRQQSVVYIVIVERGYPRNLAFAYLADVRHEFEHSYGNEYVKPSVRPYAFVSFDNFLQKTKKIYNDKRVQGNLDQLNSDLLGVKQIMTKNIEDLLYRGDSLDRMSDLSASLRQDSKKYRRSAQKINFDLLLSQYAPVALIGLFFLFLVWWLVFR from the coding sequence ATGATCAAGTCCACGCTGATCTTCAGAGACGACGGGCTGCCGCTCTGCTCGTCCGTCGACGACGACACGGACCCCTCGCTTGCAGaccagaagaagaaggtcAAGGTGCTCATATCGCGCTTCACGCCGCAGTCCGCCAACGAGGCCACACTGGAGTCTGGCGCGTACGAGATGCACTACGTGCGCCAGCAGTCTGTTGTGTACATTGTCATTGTCGAGCGCGGCTACCCCCGCAACCTCGCCTTTGCATACCTGGCCGACGTGCGCCACGAGTTCGAGCACAGCTACGGCAACGAGTACGTCAAGCCCTCCGTGCGGCCCTACGCATTTGTCTCGTTCGACAACTTCCTGCAGAAAACCAAGAAGATCTACAACGACAAGCGCGTCCAGGGCAACCTCGACCAGCTCAACTCCGACCTACTGGGCGTCAAGCAGATCATGACCAAAAACATTGAGGACCTGTTGTACCGCGGCGACTCGCTCGACCGCATGAGCGATCTCAGCGCCTCGCTCAGGCAGGACTCCAAGAAGTACCGCCGCTCCGCTCAGAAGATCAATTTCGATCTCCTGCTGAGTCAGTACGCCCCGGTCGCCCTCATTGGCCTGTTCTTCCTGTTTCTGGTCTGGTGGCTGGTCTTCCGCTGA